In Xenopus laevis strain J_2021 chromosome 2S, Xenopus_laevis_v10.1, whole genome shotgun sequence, a genomic segment contains:
- the spry2.S gene encoding sprouty RTK signaling antagonist 2 S homeolog isoform X1 codes for METRVQNGNVSQPLLPARRDNGRLHSDTDPREILTQQVHVLSLEQIRAIRNSNEYTEGPTVAPRPVIKSAPRQTTQQKNERIHVVNEQRPFVRTPHAPMHSLFQASLSRSVGAASSSSRSNTRTSSSSSEQRLLVPPFTSSGVVADRIIRVQPKPELKSDILKPSSKEELDLHSLMCEDCGKCKCQECTYPRTLPSCWICDKQCLCSAQEVVDYGTCACCVKCLFYHCSNDDEDNCADNPCSCSQSHCCTRWSAIGVMALFLPCLWCYLPAKGCLKLCQGCYDRVNRPGCQCKRSNTVCLKVPHLQPRNLEKPT; via the coding sequence ATGGAGACGAGAGTACAAAATGGCAACGTATCCCAGCCTTTGCTCCCGGCTCGGCGTGACAATGGACGATTACACAGTGACACTGACCCACGGGAGATTTTAACACAGCAAGTTCATGTTTTGTCCTTGGAACAAATAAGAGCCATAAGAAACAGTAATGAATATACAGAAGGGCCCACAGTGGCTCCCCGCCCTGTGATTAAATCTGCTCCACGACAGACTACCCAACAGAAAAATGAAAGAATACACGTGGTAAATGAGCAGCGACCTTTTGTCAGGACTCCACATGCACCAATGCATTCCTTGTTTCAGGCATCTTTGTCTCGATCAGTTGGTGCAGCCAGTTCATCTTCTCGGAGCAATACAAGGACAAGTAGCAGTTCTTCAGAGCAAAGGCTTCTTGTACCACCATTTACATCTTCAGGGGTGGTTGCAGACCGAATAATTCGAGTACAGCCTAAACCTGaactgaaatctgacattttaaaGCCCTCTAGTAAAGAGGAATTGGACTTACATTCATTAATGTGTGAGGATTGTGGAAAATGTAAGTGCCAAGAATGCACTTATCCAAGGACTCTCCCATCTTGTTGGATTTGTGACAAGCAGTGCCTTTGCTCAGCCCAGGAAGTAGTTGACTATGGAACTTGTGCTTGCTGTGTGAAGTGCCTTTTCTATCACTGTTCAAATGATGATGAGGATAATTGTGCGGACAACCCATGTTCTTGCAGTCAGTCCCACTGCTGCACTCGATGGTCTGCCATTGGCGTCATGGCCTTGTTCTTGCCCTGTTTGTGGTGTTACCTTCCAGCCAAGGGTTGCCTTAAATTGTGCCAGGGCTGCTATGACCGCGTAAATAGACCTGGATGTCAATGCAAAAGATCAAACACAGTTTGCCTTAAAGTTCCACACCTTCAGCCCAGGAACTTAGAAAAACCAACATAG